One Denticeps clupeoides chromosome 12, fDenClu1.1, whole genome shotgun sequence genomic window carries:
- the faim2b gene encoding fas apoptotic inhibitory molecule 2b — translation MTQKKVAPMIRTVDGSSPPSYEEANQGCPGYYYVDGEQVVFCWDDTNIRRVFIRKVYTILMTQMLTTLAIVSLFLFCAPVRIYIQTHPGLYSISYLVFLVTFIILSCCGEIRRQFPWNLILLCVFTLSMAFMLGFISSFYNTKSVMLCIGITAMVCLSVTIFSFQTKVDFTSFQGVLFVLCMVMFFCAILMGIIVPFGYVPWLHALYAVIGSIVFTMFLAFDTQVLLGNKQYAISPEEYVFATLSLYLDIIYLFNFLLQIFGGSHE, via the exons ATGACACAGAAAAAG GTTGCACCTATGATCAGGACTGTGGATGGGAGTTCTCCTCCCAGCTACGAAGAGGCAAATCAAG GATGCCCAGGCTACTACTACGTTGACGGAGAGCAGGTGGTGTTCTGTTGGGATGACACGAACATCCGACGGGTCTTCATCCGTAAG GTTTACACCATCCTGATGACCCAGATGCTCACCACTCTGGCCATAGTGTCTCTTTTCttgttctg TGCTCCAGTGAGAATATACATTCAGACCCATCCTGGCCTATACTCCATCTCTTA TTTAGTTTTCCTCGTAACTTTCATCATATTGTCCTGTTGTGGAGAAATTAG GAGGCAGTTCCCCTGGAATCTCATTCTGCTCTGCGTATTT ACCCTCAGCATGGCTTTCATGCTCGGCTTCATCTCCAG tttttacaaCACTAAATCTGTGATGCTCTGCATCGGAATCACCGCCATGGTGTGCCTGTCTGTCACCATCTTCAGCTTCCAGACCAAG GTGGACTTTACTTCTTTTCAGGGTGTCCTTTTCGTCCTGTGCATGGTCATGTTCTTCTGCGCTATTCTCATGGGAATCATTGTGCCCTTTGGCTAC GTACCGTGGTTACATGCCCTTTATGCAGTCATTGGATCCATCGTCTTCACAATG TTCTTGGCGTTTGACACCCAGGTGCTATTAGGGAACAAGCAGTACGCCATCAGCCCAGAGGAATATGTCTTCGCAACACTGAGCCTTTACCTGGACATCATCTACCTGTTCAATTTCCTACTGCAAATTTTTGGAGGAAGCCACGAGTGA
- the LOC114800540 gene encoding RNA-binding motif, single-stranded-interacting protein 2-like: protein MLLSVPPRTGINPYSGYNSRNGKKQAYVSSSHQMAPPSPNTNSSSTSSTGGGEQLSKTNLYIRGLHPGTTDQDLVKLCQPYGKIVSTKAILDKTTNKCKGYGFVDFDSPAAAQKAVTALKASGVQAQMAKQQEQDPTNLYISNLPVSMDEQELEGMLKSFGQVISTRILRDANGTSRGVGFARMESTEKCEAIIQHFNGKYIKIPPGVPVPTEPLLCKFADGGQKKRQNQGKYLQNGRPWGREGETGGMTLTYDPIALQNGFYSPPYSIAPNRMIAQNSLSPYMHSPVSSYQMHSPSWMHHQSYLMQPAGTVLTQAMDHPMSIQPTSMMGPLTQQLSHLSLGSTGTYMPANTAMQGTYIPQYTPVPPSSVAVEENGGQQQVAMETPTEHTNYSYQHTK from the exons CAGGCTTATGTGTCCTCCAGCCACCAGATGGCGCCCCCCAGTCCCAacaccaacagcagcagcaccagcagcactgGGGGAGGGGAACAGCTGAGCAAGACGAATCTTTACATCCGTGGCCTCCATCCGGGCACCACTGACCAGGACCTGGTCAAGCTCTGTCAGCC ATACGGGAAGATAGTGTCCACAAAGGCCATTTTGGACAAAACCACCAACAAGTGCAAAG gcTATGGCTTTGTTGACTTTGACAGCCCAGCAGCGGCACAGAAAGCGGTGACGGCCCTGAAAGCCAGTGGAGTCCAAGCGCAGATGGCCAAG CAACAGGAGCAGGACCCCACTAACCTGTACATCTCTAACCTGCCCGTGTCCATGGATGAGCAGGAGTTGGAGGGGATGCTGAAATCGTTCGGCCAGGTCATCTCTACTCGCATTCTCCGAGATGCCAATGGTACCAGCCGTGGCGTCGGCTTTGCCAG AATGGAGTCCACAGAGAAATGTGAGGCTATTATACaacattttaatggaaaatatATCAAAATACCACCGGGAGTGCCAG TGCCCACGGAGCCTTTGCTGTGTAAGTTTGCCGATGGGGGGCAGAAAAAGCGACAGAACCAGGGGAAATACCTACAGAATGGACGACCCTGGGGCAGAGAAGGAGAAACG GGGGGAATGACACTGACTTATGACCCAATAGCCTTACAGAACGG gTTTTACTCCCCTCCCTACAGTATTGCCCCAAATCGCATGATTGCTCAGAACTCACTTTCTCCCTACATGCACTCCCCTGTCTCATCCTACCAG ATGCACAGTCCCTCCTGGATGCATCACCAGTCGTACCTCATGCAGCCAGCA GGAACAGTACTGACTCAAGCAATGGATCACCCAATGTCCATCCAGCCCACCTCAATGATGGGTCCACTCACTCAGCAGCTCAGTCACCTGTCCCTTGGCAGCACAGGCACG TACATGCCTGCTAACACAGCTATGCAAGGGACCTACATCCCACAGTACACCCCAGTGCCTCCCTCTAGTGTTGCTGTAGAG GAAAATGGTGGACAACAACAGGTTGCTATGGAAACAcccacagaacacacaaactACTCGTACCAACACACCAAGTGA